In the genome of Cynocephalus volans isolate mCynVol1 chromosome 15, mCynVol1.pri, whole genome shotgun sequence, one region contains:
- the RECQL4 gene encoding ATP-dependent DNA helicase Q4 isoform X7, which produces MERLTDVRARLRAWERAFGRRHGRRPGQEDVDAAPEETRALYREYRALKQVLGQAGGGPRSPEQSLPAAAEEAPEPSCWGPHLNRAATQSPQPTPGPRSRRCVQDYGERLKANLKGALQARPALGRISWPPRSTLSKVPAPRPPGAAAAPTSPEEVSDVPRQPPGPQPRPGRLQQLRESLSLRLGSLNPGWLQQCHSGAPEACKPGLGTEESQAVTSGESAVRGPSTGSKAPSQDSSAGSPLSSDSRSKKRRRSEEPKGSPAQTQRGSCLAGPPSEGAGAAALEKEPPGQLAQAQPPPPYSGHSAPSCPGIGPLSQTRAGSGHRPPDFSPRTSLWDRGNYVKLNLKQKHYARGRAVRSRLLRKQAWKQKWQKKEECFGGGRPQALVKNSCFRCGQFGHWVSQCPQPAGAEDTRPSGSELLVPTQWPVPKALRLSPAMLPFYPPGPSGQVAETPAEVFQALQQLGHRAFRPGQEQAVMQILSGISTLLVLPTGAGKSLCYQLPALLYAQRSPCLTLVVSPLLSLMDDQVTGLPPCLKASCLHSGMTRKQRESVLQKVRAGQVHVLMLSPEALVGAGAGGPVSLPQATQLPPIAFACIDEAHCLSQWSHNFRPCYLRVCKVLRERMGVHCLLGLTATATRSTARDVARHLGVAEQLGFSGSAVIPANLYLSVSMDRDPEEALVTLLQGDRFRVLDSIIVYCNRREDTERVAALLRTRLCAARGPGPRGEQPQAVAEAYHAGMGSRERQRGEDLQELRKHVHAEGTDFLAVKKLVQLAFPPCTCTRPPPEQEEHKSGERTVAMSSLQEAKQHSSQSTAPVPRRACPGHEQTLPVQSTVQALDMPEEAIETLLCYLELHPLRWLELLAPTYAHCRLHCPGGPAQLQALANRCPPVAMCLARQPPEDGRRCSSSVDCDVAELADSMGWELASVRRALRQLRWDPESRTGEPRGTGVFVEFGELAFHLRSPGDLTGEERDQICDFLYGRVQAREREALALLHRTFQAFHSVAFPSCGPCLEQANEERSTRLKDLLGHYFEEDEEKAQGPVGMEELWGPEPGQARVQDWENQIRRDIRQLLSLRPEEKFSGRAVARIFHGIGSPCYPAQVYGRDRRFWRKYLHLSFHALMHLATEEILLVSR; this is translated from the exons ATGGAGCGGCTGACGGACGTGCGGGCGCGGCTGAGGGCGTGGGAGCGCGCGTTCGGGCGGCGGCACGGGCGGCGGCCGGGCCAG GAGGACGTGGACGCGGCGCCCGAGGAGACCCGCG CGCTCTACCGGGAGTACCGCGCCCTGAAGCAGGTCCTGGGCCAGGCTGGCGGCGGGCCCCGCAGCCCCGAGCAGTCGCTCCCCGCGGCGGCCGAGGAG GCGCCAGAGCCCAGCTGCTGGGGGCCCCACCTGAATCGGGCGGCAACCCAGAGTCCGCAGCCTACTCCAGGGCCACGCTCGCGGAGGTGTGTGCAGGACTATGGGGAGAGACTCAAGGCCAATCTGAAGGGCGCCCTGCAG GCCAGGCCAGCCTTGGGCCGCATATCCTGGCCTCCACGAAGTACTTTGTCCAAGGTGCCCGCCCCAAGGCCGCCAGGCGCAGCGGCTGCTCCCACCTCTCCAGAAGAAGTCAGTGATGTGCCCCGCCAGCCTCCTGGGCCCCAGCCAAGGCCGGGCCGCCTCCAGCAGCTGCGGGAGTCTCTGAGCTTACGGCTGGGCTCCCTAAACCCGGGCTGGCTGCAGCAGTGTCACAGTGGGGCCCCCGAGGCCTGCAAGCCTGGCCTGGGCACAGAGGAATCGCAAGCTGTGACTTCAGGCGAGTCGGCCGTCCGTGGCCCCAGCACTGGCTCCAAGGCACCTTCTCAGGACTCTAGTGCAGGGAGTCCCCTGTCCAGTGACAGTCGAAGCAAGAAGCGGAGACGGAGTGAGGAACCCAAGGGGAGCCCCGCACAGACCCAGCGGGGCAGCTGCCTAGCGGGACCCCCGTCTGAGGGGGCTGGGGCTGCAGCACTTGAGAAAGAGCCTCCAGGGCAGCTTGCACAGGCACAGCCACCTCCACCCTACAGTGGTCACTCGGCCCCCAGCTGCCCTGGCATCGGTCCCTTGAGTCAAACTAGGGCAGGGAGTGGGCATCGCCCACCTGATTTTTCTCCTAGGACATCCCTTTGGGATAGGGGCAACTACGTGAAGCTCAACCTAAAGCAGAAACACTATGCGCGGGGCCGGGCGGTTCGTAGCAGGCTCCTCCGCAAGCAG GCGTGGAAGCAGAAgtggcagaagaaagaagagtGCTTTGGGGGCGGCAGGCCCCAAGCCTTGGTCAAGAATTCTTGTTTCCGGTGTGGGCAGTTTGGCCACTGGGTATCTCAGTGCCCCCAACCAG CAGGTGCAGAGGACACAAGGCCTTCTGGGTCTGAGCTGCTGGTGCCCACACAGTGGCCTGTGCCCAAGGCACTCCGCCTGAGTCCCGCCATGCTGCCATTCTACCCACCAGGGCCCTCAGGGCAGGTGGCAG AGACACCGGCTGAGGTGTTCCAGGCTCTCCAGCAGCTGGGGCACCGAGCCTTCCGCCCTGGGCAGGAGCAGGCAGTCATGCAGATCCTGTCTG GCATCTCTACGCTGCTGGTGCTGCCCACAGGTGCTGGCAAGTCACTGTGCTACCAGCTGCCAGCTTTGCTCTACGCCCAGCGCAGTCCCTGCCTCACCCTGGTTGTCTCTCCCCTCCTGTCGCTCATGGATGACCAG GTAACAGGCCTGCCCCCATGTCTCAAGGCCTCCTGCCTCCACTCAGGCATGACCAGGAAGCAGCGGGAGTCAGTTCTGCAGAAG GTACGGGCAGGCCAGGTGCATGTGCTGATGCTGTCACCAGAGGCACTGGTgggggctggggcggggggcCCTGTCAGCCTCCCCCAGGCCACCCAGCTGCCTCCAATCGCCTTTGCCTGCATCGACGAGGCTCACTGCCTTTCTCAGTGGTCCCACAACTTCCGGCCCTGCTACCTGCGCGTCTGTAAG GTACTTCGGGAGCGCATGGGTGTGCACTGCTTGCTGGGACTCACTGCTACGGCCACACGCAGTACAGCCCGCGACGTGGCCCGGCACCTGGGTGTAGCCGAACAGCTTGGTTTCAGTGGATCAGCTGTTATCCCTGCCAACCTGTACCTCTCTGTGTCCATGGATAGGGACCCAGAGGAG GCCTTGGTGACGCTGCTACAGGGTGACCGTTTTCGTGTCCTGGATTCCATCATCGTTTACTGCAACCGACGTGAAGACACAGAGCGGGTTGCTGCACTCCTCCGAACCCGCCTGTGTGCTGCCCGGGGCCCGGGGCCAAGAGGTGAGCAGCcacag GCTGTAGCTGAAGCCTACCATGCTGGCATGGGCAGCCGGGAGCGACAGCGG GGCGAAGACCTGCAGGAGCTGCGCAAACACGTGCACGCCGAAGGCACTGACTTCCTTGCCGTGAAGAAACTGGTGCAGCTCGCCTTCCCACCCTGCACCTGCACCCGGCCGCCCCCAGAGCAGGAGGAACACAAGAGCGGGGAGAGGACTGTGGCCATGTCCTCCCTTCAGGAGGCCAAGCAACACAGCAGCCAGTCAACAGCTCCAGTGCCCAGAAGGGCCTGCCCAGGCCATGAGCAGACACTCCCAGTGCAGTCGACGGTGCAGGCTCTGGACATGCCGGAGGAGG CCATCGAGACTCTGCTGTGCTACCTGGAGCTGCACCCACTGCGCTGGCTGGAGCTGCTGGCGCCTACCTATGCTCACTGCCGCCTGCACTGCCCTGGGGGCCCCGCCCAGCTCCAGGCCCTGGCCAACAG GTGTCCCCCTGTGGCCATGTGCTTGGCCCGGCAGCCACCTGAGGATGGAAGGCGGTGCAGTAGTTCCGTGGACTGTGATGTGGCCGAGCTGGCAGACTCGATGGGCTGGGAGCTGGCCTCCGTGCGGAGGGCTCTCCGCCAGCTGCGGTGGGACCCAGAGTCCAGGACAG GTGAGCCACGGGGCACAGGGGTGTTTGTGGAGTTTGGGGAGCTGGCCTTCCACCTGCGCAGCCCTGGGGACCTGACAGGTGAGGAGAGAGACCAGATCTGCGATTTCCTGTATGGCCGTGTGCAGGCCCGGGAGCGCGAGGCCCTGGCCCTTCTGCACCGAACCTTCCAGGCCTTTCACAG CGTGGCCTTCCCCAGCTGCGGGCCCTGCCTGGAGCAGGCTAATGAGGAGCGCAGCACCAGGCTCAAGGATCTGCTTGGCCACTACTTCgaggaagatgaagaaaaggCACAGGGGCCAGTGGGCATGGAGGAGCTGTGGGGCCCAGAGCCAGGGCAGGCCAGG GTGCAGGACTGGGAGAACCAGATCCGCCGTGACATCCGCCAACTTCTGTCCCTACGGCCAGAGGAGAAGTTCTCAGGCAGGGCTGTGGCCCGTATCTTCCACGGCATCG GAAGCCCCTGCTACCCAGCCCAGGTGTACGGGCGGGACCGGCGCTTCTGGAGAAAGTACCTGCACCTGAGCTTCCATGCCCTGATGCACTTGGCCACAGAGGAGATCCTGCTGGTCAGCCGCTGA
- the RECQL4 gene encoding ATP-dependent DNA helicase Q4 isoform X6 — protein MERLTDVRARLRAWERAFGRRHGRRPGQAPEPSCWGPHLNRAATQSPQPTPGPRSRRCVQDYGERLKANLKGALQARPALGRISWPPRSTLSKVPAPRPPGAAAAPTSPEEVSDVPRQPPGPQPRPGRLQQLRESLSLRLGSLNPGWLQQCHSGAPEACKPGLGTEESQAVTSGESAVRGPSTGSKAPSQDSSAGSPLSSDSRSKKRRRSEEPKGSPAQTQRGSCLAGPPSEGAGAAALEKEPPGQLAQAQPPPPYSGHSAPSCPGIGPLSQTRAGSGHRPPDFSPRTSLWDRGNYVKLNLKQKHYARGRAVRSRLLRKQAWKQKWQKKEECFGGGRPQALVKNSCFRCGQFGHWVSQCPQPAGAEDTRPSGSELLVPTQWPVPKALRLSPAMLPFYPPGPSGQVAETPAEVFQALQQLGHRAFRPGQEQAVMQILSGISTLLVLPTGAGKSLCYQLPALLYAQRSPCLTLVVSPLLSLMDDQVTGLPPCLKASCLHSGMTRKQRESVLQKVRAGQVHVLMLSPEALVGAGAGGPVSLPQATQLPPIAFACIDEAHCLSQWSHNFRPCYLRVCKVLRERMGVHCLLGLTATATRSTARDVARHLGVAEQLGFSGSAVIPANLYLSVSMDRDPEEALVTLLQGDRFRVLDSIIVYCNRREDTERVAALLRTRLCAARGPGPRGEQPQAVAEAYHAGMGSRERQRVQQAFMQGQVRVVVATVAFGMGLDRPDVRAVLHLGMPPSFESYVQAVGRAGRDGQPAHCHLFLHPQGEDLQELRKHVHAEGTDFLAVKKLVQLAFPPCTCTRPPPEQEEHKSGERTVAMSSLQEAKQHSSQSTAPVPRRACPGHEQTLPVQSTVQALDMPEEAIETLLCYLELHPLRWLELLAPTYAHCRLHCPGGPAQLQALANRCPPVAMCLARQPPEDGRRCSSSVDCDVAELADSMGWELASVRRALRQLRWDPESRTGEPRGTGVFVEFGELAFHLRSPGDLTGEERDQICDFLYGRVQAREREALALLHRTFQAFHSVAFPSCGPCLEQANEERSTRLKDLLGHYFEEDEEKAQGPVGMEELWGPEPGQARVQDWENQIRRDIRQLLSLRPEEKFSGRAVARIFHGIGSPCYPAQVYGRDRRFWRKYLHLSFHALMHLATEEILLVSR, from the exons ATGGAGCGGCTGACGGACGTGCGGGCGCGGCTGAGGGCGTGGGAGCGCGCGTTCGGGCGGCGGCACGGGCGGCGGCCGGGCCAG GCGCCAGAGCCCAGCTGCTGGGGGCCCCACCTGAATCGGGCGGCAACCCAGAGTCCGCAGCCTACTCCAGGGCCACGCTCGCGGAGGTGTGTGCAGGACTATGGGGAGAGACTCAAGGCCAATCTGAAGGGCGCCCTGCAG GCCAGGCCAGCCTTGGGCCGCATATCCTGGCCTCCACGAAGTACTTTGTCCAAGGTGCCCGCCCCAAGGCCGCCAGGCGCAGCGGCTGCTCCCACCTCTCCAGAAGAAGTCAGTGATGTGCCCCGCCAGCCTCCTGGGCCCCAGCCAAGGCCGGGCCGCCTCCAGCAGCTGCGGGAGTCTCTGAGCTTACGGCTGGGCTCCCTAAACCCGGGCTGGCTGCAGCAGTGTCACAGTGGGGCCCCCGAGGCCTGCAAGCCTGGCCTGGGCACAGAGGAATCGCAAGCTGTGACTTCAGGCGAGTCGGCCGTCCGTGGCCCCAGCACTGGCTCCAAGGCACCTTCTCAGGACTCTAGTGCAGGGAGTCCCCTGTCCAGTGACAGTCGAAGCAAGAAGCGGAGACGGAGTGAGGAACCCAAGGGGAGCCCCGCACAGACCCAGCGGGGCAGCTGCCTAGCGGGACCCCCGTCTGAGGGGGCTGGGGCTGCAGCACTTGAGAAAGAGCCTCCAGGGCAGCTTGCACAGGCACAGCCACCTCCACCCTACAGTGGTCACTCGGCCCCCAGCTGCCCTGGCATCGGTCCCTTGAGTCAAACTAGGGCAGGGAGTGGGCATCGCCCACCTGATTTTTCTCCTAGGACATCCCTTTGGGATAGGGGCAACTACGTGAAGCTCAACCTAAAGCAGAAACACTATGCGCGGGGCCGGGCGGTTCGTAGCAGGCTCCTCCGCAAGCAG GCGTGGAAGCAGAAgtggcagaagaaagaagagtGCTTTGGGGGCGGCAGGCCCCAAGCCTTGGTCAAGAATTCTTGTTTCCGGTGTGGGCAGTTTGGCCACTGGGTATCTCAGTGCCCCCAACCAG CAGGTGCAGAGGACACAAGGCCTTCTGGGTCTGAGCTGCTGGTGCCCACACAGTGGCCTGTGCCCAAGGCACTCCGCCTGAGTCCCGCCATGCTGCCATTCTACCCACCAGGGCCCTCAGGGCAGGTGGCAG AGACACCGGCTGAGGTGTTCCAGGCTCTCCAGCAGCTGGGGCACCGAGCCTTCCGCCCTGGGCAGGAGCAGGCAGTCATGCAGATCCTGTCTG GCATCTCTACGCTGCTGGTGCTGCCCACAGGTGCTGGCAAGTCACTGTGCTACCAGCTGCCAGCTTTGCTCTACGCCCAGCGCAGTCCCTGCCTCACCCTGGTTGTCTCTCCCCTCCTGTCGCTCATGGATGACCAG GTAACAGGCCTGCCCCCATGTCTCAAGGCCTCCTGCCTCCACTCAGGCATGACCAGGAAGCAGCGGGAGTCAGTTCTGCAGAAG GTACGGGCAGGCCAGGTGCATGTGCTGATGCTGTCACCAGAGGCACTGGTgggggctggggcggggggcCCTGTCAGCCTCCCCCAGGCCACCCAGCTGCCTCCAATCGCCTTTGCCTGCATCGACGAGGCTCACTGCCTTTCTCAGTGGTCCCACAACTTCCGGCCCTGCTACCTGCGCGTCTGTAAG GTACTTCGGGAGCGCATGGGTGTGCACTGCTTGCTGGGACTCACTGCTACGGCCACACGCAGTACAGCCCGCGACGTGGCCCGGCACCTGGGTGTAGCCGAACAGCTTGGTTTCAGTGGATCAGCTGTTATCCCTGCCAACCTGTACCTCTCTGTGTCCATGGATAGGGACCCAGAGGAG GCCTTGGTGACGCTGCTACAGGGTGACCGTTTTCGTGTCCTGGATTCCATCATCGTTTACTGCAACCGACGTGAAGACACAGAGCGGGTTGCTGCACTCCTCCGAACCCGCCTGTGTGCTGCCCGGGGCCCGGGGCCAAGAGGTGAGCAGCcacag GCTGTAGCTGAAGCCTACCATGCTGGCATGGGCAGCCGGGAGCGACAGCGGGTGCAGCAGGCCTTCATGCAGGGCCAGGTGCGGGTGGTGGTGGCCACGGTGGCCTTCGGGATGGGGCTGGACCGGCCGGATGTGCGGGCCGTGCTCCACCTGGGGATGCCCCCAAGCTTCGAGAGCTACGTGCAGGCCGTGGGCCGGGCCGGGCGTGACGGGCAGCCTGCCCACTGCCACCTCTTCCTGCATCCCCAG GGCGAAGACCTGCAGGAGCTGCGCAAACACGTGCACGCCGAAGGCACTGACTTCCTTGCCGTGAAGAAACTGGTGCAGCTCGCCTTCCCACCCTGCACCTGCACCCGGCCGCCCCCAGAGCAGGAGGAACACAAGAGCGGGGAGAGGACTGTGGCCATGTCCTCCCTTCAGGAGGCCAAGCAACACAGCAGCCAGTCAACAGCTCCAGTGCCCAGAAGGGCCTGCCCAGGCCATGAGCAGACACTCCCAGTGCAGTCGACGGTGCAGGCTCTGGACATGCCGGAGGAGG CCATCGAGACTCTGCTGTGCTACCTGGAGCTGCACCCACTGCGCTGGCTGGAGCTGCTGGCGCCTACCTATGCTCACTGCCGCCTGCACTGCCCTGGGGGCCCCGCCCAGCTCCAGGCCCTGGCCAACAG GTGTCCCCCTGTGGCCATGTGCTTGGCCCGGCAGCCACCTGAGGATGGAAGGCGGTGCAGTAGTTCCGTGGACTGTGATGTGGCCGAGCTGGCAGACTCGATGGGCTGGGAGCTGGCCTCCGTGCGGAGGGCTCTCCGCCAGCTGCGGTGGGACCCAGAGTCCAGGACAG GTGAGCCACGGGGCACAGGGGTGTTTGTGGAGTTTGGGGAGCTGGCCTTCCACCTGCGCAGCCCTGGGGACCTGACAGGTGAGGAGAGAGACCAGATCTGCGATTTCCTGTATGGCCGTGTGCAGGCCCGGGAGCGCGAGGCCCTGGCCCTTCTGCACCGAACCTTCCAGGCCTTTCACAG CGTGGCCTTCCCCAGCTGCGGGCCCTGCCTGGAGCAGGCTAATGAGGAGCGCAGCACCAGGCTCAAGGATCTGCTTGGCCACTACTTCgaggaagatgaagaaaaggCACAGGGGCCAGTGGGCATGGAGGAGCTGTGGGGCCCAGAGCCAGGGCAGGCCAGG GTGCAGGACTGGGAGAACCAGATCCGCCGTGACATCCGCCAACTTCTGTCCCTACGGCCAGAGGAGAAGTTCTCAGGCAGGGCTGTGGCCCGTATCTTCCACGGCATCG GAAGCCCCTGCTACCCAGCCCAGGTGTACGGGCGGGACCGGCGCTTCTGGAGAAAGTACCTGCACCTGAGCTTCCATGCCCTGATGCACTTGGCCACAGAGGAGATCCTGCTGGTCAGCCGCTGA
- the RECQL4 gene encoding ATP-dependent DNA helicase Q4 isoform X4, with product MERLTDVRARLRAWERAFGRRHGRRPGQEDVDAAPEETRALYREYRALKQVLGQAGGGPRSPEQSLPAAAEEAPEPSCWGPHLNRAATQSPQPTPGPRSRRCVQDYGERLKANLKGALQARPALGRISWPPRSTLSKVPAPRPPGAAAAPTSPEEVSDVPRQPPGPQPRPGRLQQLRESLSLRLGSLNPGWLQQCHSGAPEACKPGLGTEESQAVTSGESAVRGPSTGSKAPSQDSSAGSPLSSDSRSKKRRRSEEPKGSPAQTQRGSCLAGPPSEGAGAAALEKEPPGQLAQAQPPPPYSGHSAPRGNYVKLNLKQKHYARGRAVRSRLLRKQAWKQKWQKKEECFGGGRPQALVKNSCFRCGQFGHWVSQCPQPAGAEDTRPSGSELLVPTQWPVPKALRLSPAMLPFYPPGPSGQVAETPAEVFQALQQLGHRAFRPGQEQAVMQILSGISTLLVLPTGAGKSLCYQLPALLYAQRSPCLTLVVSPLLSLMDDQVTGLPPCLKASCLHSGMTRKQRESVLQKVRAGQVHVLMLSPEALVGAGAGGPVSLPQATQLPPIAFACIDEAHCLSQWSHNFRPCYLRVCKVLRERMGVHCLLGLTATATRSTARDVARHLGVAEQLGFSGSAVIPANLYLSVSMDRDPEEALVTLLQGDRFRVLDSIIVYCNRREDTERVAALLRTRLCAARGPGPRGEQPQAVAEAYHAGMGSRERQRVQQAFMQGQVRVVVATVAFGMGLDRPDVRAVLHLGMPPSFESYVQAVGRAGRDGQPAHCHLFLHPQGEDLQELRKHVHAEGTDFLAVKKLVQLAFPPCTCTRPPPEQEEHKSGERTVAMSSLQEAKQHSSQSTAPVPRRACPGHEQTLPVQSTVQALDMPEEAIETLLCYLELHPLRWLELLAPTYAHCRLHCPGGPAQLQALANRCPPVAMCLARQPPEDGRRCSSSVDCDVAELADSMGWELASVRRALRQLRWDPESRTGEPRGTGVFVEFGELAFHLRSPGDLTGEERDQICDFLYGRVQAREREALALLHRTFQAFHSVAFPSCGPCLEQANEERSTRLKDLLGHYFEEDEEKAQGPVGMEELWGPEPGQARVQDWENQIRRDIRQLLSLRPEEKFSGRAVARIFHGIGSPCYPAQVYGRDRRFWRKYLHLSFHALMHLATEEILLVSR from the exons ATGGAGCGGCTGACGGACGTGCGGGCGCGGCTGAGGGCGTGGGAGCGCGCGTTCGGGCGGCGGCACGGGCGGCGGCCGGGCCAG GAGGACGTGGACGCGGCGCCCGAGGAGACCCGCG CGCTCTACCGGGAGTACCGCGCCCTGAAGCAGGTCCTGGGCCAGGCTGGCGGCGGGCCCCGCAGCCCCGAGCAGTCGCTCCCCGCGGCGGCCGAGGAG GCGCCAGAGCCCAGCTGCTGGGGGCCCCACCTGAATCGGGCGGCAACCCAGAGTCCGCAGCCTACTCCAGGGCCACGCTCGCGGAGGTGTGTGCAGGACTATGGGGAGAGACTCAAGGCCAATCTGAAGGGCGCCCTGCAG GCCAGGCCAGCCTTGGGCCGCATATCCTGGCCTCCACGAAGTACTTTGTCCAAGGTGCCCGCCCCAAGGCCGCCAGGCGCAGCGGCTGCTCCCACCTCTCCAGAAGAAGTCAGTGATGTGCCCCGCCAGCCTCCTGGGCCCCAGCCAAGGCCGGGCCGCCTCCAGCAGCTGCGGGAGTCTCTGAGCTTACGGCTGGGCTCCCTAAACCCGGGCTGGCTGCAGCAGTGTCACAGTGGGGCCCCCGAGGCCTGCAAGCCTGGCCTGGGCACAGAGGAATCGCAAGCTGTGACTTCAGGCGAGTCGGCCGTCCGTGGCCCCAGCACTGGCTCCAAGGCACCTTCTCAGGACTCTAGTGCAGGGAGTCCCCTGTCCAGTGACAGTCGAAGCAAGAAGCGGAGACGGAGTGAGGAACCCAAGGGGAGCCCCGCACAGACCCAGCGGGGCAGCTGCCTAGCGGGACCCCCGTCTGAGGGGGCTGGGGCTGCAGCACTTGAGAAAGAGCCTCCAGGGCAGCTTGCACAGGCACAGCCACCTCCACCCTACAGTGGTCACTCGGCCCC TAGGGGCAACTACGTGAAGCTCAACCTAAAGCAGAAACACTATGCGCGGGGCCGGGCGGTTCGTAGCAGGCTCCTCCGCAAGCAG GCGTGGAAGCAGAAgtggcagaagaaagaagagtGCTTTGGGGGCGGCAGGCCCCAAGCCTTGGTCAAGAATTCTTGTTTCCGGTGTGGGCAGTTTGGCCACTGGGTATCTCAGTGCCCCCAACCAG CAGGTGCAGAGGACACAAGGCCTTCTGGGTCTGAGCTGCTGGTGCCCACACAGTGGCCTGTGCCCAAGGCACTCCGCCTGAGTCCCGCCATGCTGCCATTCTACCCACCAGGGCCCTCAGGGCAGGTGGCAG AGACACCGGCTGAGGTGTTCCAGGCTCTCCAGCAGCTGGGGCACCGAGCCTTCCGCCCTGGGCAGGAGCAGGCAGTCATGCAGATCCTGTCTG GCATCTCTACGCTGCTGGTGCTGCCCACAGGTGCTGGCAAGTCACTGTGCTACCAGCTGCCAGCTTTGCTCTACGCCCAGCGCAGTCCCTGCCTCACCCTGGTTGTCTCTCCCCTCCTGTCGCTCATGGATGACCAG GTAACAGGCCTGCCCCCATGTCTCAAGGCCTCCTGCCTCCACTCAGGCATGACCAGGAAGCAGCGGGAGTCAGTTCTGCAGAAG GTACGGGCAGGCCAGGTGCATGTGCTGATGCTGTCACCAGAGGCACTGGTgggggctggggcggggggcCCTGTCAGCCTCCCCCAGGCCACCCAGCTGCCTCCAATCGCCTTTGCCTGCATCGACGAGGCTCACTGCCTTTCTCAGTGGTCCCACAACTTCCGGCCCTGCTACCTGCGCGTCTGTAAG GTACTTCGGGAGCGCATGGGTGTGCACTGCTTGCTGGGACTCACTGCTACGGCCACACGCAGTACAGCCCGCGACGTGGCCCGGCACCTGGGTGTAGCCGAACAGCTTGGTTTCAGTGGATCAGCTGTTATCCCTGCCAACCTGTACCTCTCTGTGTCCATGGATAGGGACCCAGAGGAG GCCTTGGTGACGCTGCTACAGGGTGACCGTTTTCGTGTCCTGGATTCCATCATCGTTTACTGCAACCGACGTGAAGACACAGAGCGGGTTGCTGCACTCCTCCGAACCCGCCTGTGTGCTGCCCGGGGCCCGGGGCCAAGAGGTGAGCAGCcacag GCTGTAGCTGAAGCCTACCATGCTGGCATGGGCAGCCGGGAGCGACAGCGGGTGCAGCAGGCCTTCATGCAGGGCCAGGTGCGGGTGGTGGTGGCCACGGTGGCCTTCGGGATGGGGCTGGACCGGCCGGATGTGCGGGCCGTGCTCCACCTGGGGATGCCCCCAAGCTTCGAGAGCTACGTGCAGGCCGTGGGCCGGGCCGGGCGTGACGGGCAGCCTGCCCACTGCCACCTCTTCCTGCATCCCCAG GGCGAAGACCTGCAGGAGCTGCGCAAACACGTGCACGCCGAAGGCACTGACTTCCTTGCCGTGAAGAAACTGGTGCAGCTCGCCTTCCCACCCTGCACCTGCACCCGGCCGCCCCCAGAGCAGGAGGAACACAAGAGCGGGGAGAGGACTGTGGCCATGTCCTCCCTTCAGGAGGCCAAGCAACACAGCAGCCAGTCAACAGCTCCAGTGCCCAGAAGGGCCTGCCCAGGCCATGAGCAGACACTCCCAGTGCAGTCGACGGTGCAGGCTCTGGACATGCCGGAGGAGG CCATCGAGACTCTGCTGTGCTACCTGGAGCTGCACCCACTGCGCTGGCTGGAGCTGCTGGCGCCTACCTATGCTCACTGCCGCCTGCACTGCCCTGGGGGCCCCGCCCAGCTCCAGGCCCTGGCCAACAG GTGTCCCCCTGTGGCCATGTGCTTGGCCCGGCAGCCACCTGAGGATGGAAGGCGGTGCAGTAGTTCCGTGGACTGTGATGTGGCCGAGCTGGCAGACTCGATGGGCTGGGAGCTGGCCTCCGTGCGGAGGGCTCTCCGCCAGCTGCGGTGGGACCCAGAGTCCAGGACAG GTGAGCCACGGGGCACAGGGGTGTTTGTGGAGTTTGGGGAGCTGGCCTTCCACCTGCGCAGCCCTGGGGACCTGACAGGTGAGGAGAGAGACCAGATCTGCGATTTCCTGTATGGCCGTGTGCAGGCCCGGGAGCGCGAGGCCCTGGCCCTTCTGCACCGAACCTTCCAGGCCTTTCACAG CGTGGCCTTCCCCAGCTGCGGGCCCTGCCTGGAGCAGGCTAATGAGGAGCGCAGCACCAGGCTCAAGGATCTGCTTGGCCACTACTTCgaggaagatgaagaaaaggCACAGGGGCCAGTGGGCATGGAGGAGCTGTGGGGCCCAGAGCCAGGGCAGGCCAGG GTGCAGGACTGGGAGAACCAGATCCGCCGTGACATCCGCCAACTTCTGTCCCTACGGCCAGAGGAGAAGTTCTCAGGCAGGGCTGTGGCCCGTATCTTCCACGGCATCG GAAGCCCCTGCTACCCAGCCCAGGTGTACGGGCGGGACCGGCGCTTCTGGAGAAAGTACCTGCACCTGAGCTTCCATGCCCTGATGCACTTGGCCACAGAGGAGATCCTGCTGGTCAGCCGCTGA